A single Stutzerimonas stutzeri DNA region contains:
- a CDS encoding AAA family ATPase: MDHREALVALRQFLSTQILGQERLIERLLIALLADGHLLVEGAPGLAKTRAIKELAGGLEAEFHRIQFTPDLLPADITGTEIYRPETGSFVFQQGPIFHNLVLADEINRAPAKVQSALLEAMAERQVSVGRSTYDLSPLFLVMATQNPIEQEGTYPLPEAQLDRFLLHVKLGFPDASVERRILQQARGEAIHGETPPDHRVSQQAIFAARKEILGLYMADAVEEYLVQLVMATRTPAKFDAELAGWIAYGASPRGSISLDRCARAHAWLAGRDFVSPEDIQAMLFDVLRHRLILSFEAEAAGIDQDRVLQRILDVVAVA, from the coding sequence ATGGACCACCGTGAAGCACTCGTCGCGTTGCGACAGTTTCTTTCAACCCAGATTCTTGGCCAGGAACGGCTGATCGAGCGGCTGTTGATCGCATTACTGGCAGATGGCCACCTTCTCGTCGAAGGCGCTCCGGGTCTCGCCAAGACCCGCGCGATCAAGGAGTTGGCGGGAGGCCTGGAGGCCGAGTTCCATCGCATCCAGTTCACCCCTGACCTGTTGCCCGCCGACATCACCGGGACGGAGATCTATCGCCCGGAAACAGGCAGCTTCGTTTTTCAGCAAGGCCCCATCTTCCACAACCTGGTGCTGGCCGACGAGATCAACCGCGCCCCGGCAAAGGTCCAGTCGGCGTTGCTCGAAGCCATGGCCGAACGTCAGGTCAGCGTCGGCCGCAGTACCTACGACCTGTCGCCGCTGTTTCTGGTGATGGCCACGCAGAACCCCATCGAGCAGGAAGGCACCTATCCATTGCCCGAGGCGCAACTCGACCGTTTCCTGTTGCACGTCAAGCTTGGATTTCCAGATGCCTCGGTGGAGCGACGCATTCTTCAGCAGGCCCGCGGCGAGGCCATTCATGGCGAAACCCCGCCCGATCATCGTGTCTCGCAGCAGGCGATCTTCGCCGCGCGCAAGGAAATCCTCGGCCTGTACATGGCCGATGCGGTCGAGGAATACCTGGTCCAGCTGGTGATGGCGACCCGTACACCCGCCAAGTTTGACGCCGAACTGGCGGGCTGGATCGCCTACGGCGCCAGCCCCCGCGGCTCGATCTCGCTGGATCGTTGCGCGCGCGCCCACGCCTGGCTGGCGGGGCGCGATTTCGTCAGCCCGGAAGACATTCAGGCCATGCTGTTCGATGTGCTGCGCCACCGGCTGATCCTGTCGTTCGAGGCCGAAGCCGCCGGCATCGATCAGGATCGGGTACTGCAACGAATTCTCGATGTGGTAGCGGTGGCCTGA
- a CDS encoding DUF4381 domain-containing protein → MSSLDQLEPLIAPEAISAWPPAPGWWFLAALVLAIIVLLRLRPWQHRLREEVPTEAAIDPQRQVALDELAQLSKPYGGQPANQWLQQLNALLKRLCRTRYPDHHPHTLSGRAWLAFLDNRCPAAGLTRWMVLVEGVYRAECRLDDQAIQGLEQAVQIWIRKHV, encoded by the coding sequence ATGAGTTCGCTCGACCAGCTCGAACCCTTGATCGCGCCCGAGGCGATCAGCGCGTGGCCGCCGGCTCCCGGCTGGTGGTTCCTGGCCGCGCTGGTGCTCGCGATCATCGTGTTGCTGCGTTTGCGGCCCTGGCAGCACCGTCTGCGCGAGGAGGTGCCAACCGAAGCGGCCATTGACCCTCAACGACAGGTTGCCCTCGACGAACTCGCCCAGTTGAGCAAGCCTTATGGGGGGCAGCCGGCGAACCAGTGGCTGCAGCAGCTCAACGCATTGCTCAAGCGCCTGTGCCGCACCCGCTATCCGGACCATCATCCGCATACGCTCAGCGGCCGTGCCTGGCTGGCCTTTCTCGATAATCGCTGCCCGGCTGCGGGCCTGACGCGCTGGATGGTTCTGGTCGAGGGCGTCTACCGTGCCGAATGCCGGCTGGACGATCAAGCCATCCAGGGTCTTGAACAGGCCGTGCAAATCTGGATACGCAAACATGTTTGA
- a CDS encoding vWA domain-containing protein, translating into MFELAWPWVFLLLPLPWVLRWLLPAADSGDAALKVSFIGELESLAGRRAAVTLPAWRQQLPYLLVWLLLLFAAARPQWLGEPLPLPTSGRDLLLAVDVSGSMDYPDMQWQGEEVSRLELVKHLLGDFIIERRGDRVGLILFGSKAYLQAPLTFDRQTVRTWLDEAAIGIAGGNTAIGDAIGLAVKRLRERPAQSRVLVLVTDGANNGGEIEPLVAARLAAEQEITIHTIGIGSESQASGVLQRFGFAGAELDEPTLRAIAEQTGGRYFRARSSGELESISDTLDQLEPAAQQPTQARVADALYAWPLSAALLISLLLVANSLWRPALQRLVWRGERP; encoded by the coding sequence ATGTTTGAGCTGGCCTGGCCATGGGTGTTCCTGCTGCTGCCGCTGCCCTGGGTGCTGCGTTGGTTGCTCCCAGCGGCGGACAGCGGCGATGCCGCATTGAAGGTCAGCTTCATCGGCGAGCTGGAATCGCTGGCCGGTCGCCGCGCGGCGGTCACCCTGCCCGCGTGGCGTCAGCAGCTCCCATACCTGCTGGTCTGGTTGCTCCTGCTGTTTGCCGCCGCCCGACCGCAGTGGCTCGGCGAACCCCTGCCACTGCCCACCAGCGGGCGCGACCTGCTCCTGGCGGTGGACGTTTCAGGCTCCATGGATTACCCGGACATGCAATGGCAGGGAGAGGAAGTCAGTCGCCTGGAGCTGGTCAAGCACCTGCTCGGCGATTTCATCATCGAACGGCGCGGCGACCGGGTCGGGCTGATCCTTTTCGGCAGCAAGGCCTACCTGCAGGCACCGCTGACCTTCGATCGGCAGACGGTACGCACCTGGCTCGACGAGGCTGCCATCGGCATCGCCGGCGGCAACACGGCCATCGGTGACGCCATCGGGCTGGCGGTCAAGCGACTGCGCGAACGTCCGGCACAAAGCAGAGTCCTGGTGCTGGTGACCGATGGCGCCAACAACGGCGGCGAGATCGAGCCGCTGGTGGCCGCTCGCCTGGCTGCGGAGCAAGAGATAACCATCCATACCATTGGCATCGGCTCCGAATCACAGGCCAGCGGCGTGCTTCAGCGTTTCGGCTTCGCAGGTGCCGAACTGGACGAACCGACCCTGCGGGCCATCGCCGAGCAAACCGGCGGTCGATACTTCCGCGCGCGATCGAGCGGCGAGCTGGAGAGCATCAGCGACACGCTCGATCAACTCGAGCCGGCCGCGCAGCAGCCTACGCAAGCGCGGGTCGCCGATGCCCTCTACGCCTGGCCACTGTCGGCCGCGCTACTGATCAGCCTGCTGCTGGTGGCAAACAGCCTGTGGCGTCCCGCGCTGCAACGCCTCGTCTGGCGTGGGGAACGGCCGTGA
- a CDS encoding DUF58 domain-containing protein, protein MQPLPSAGGHESPSPGAGIRVSLAELIDMRHRVREVPLFSTPHRRSPLVGLHHSKLRGRGVDFDQVRIYQAGDDVRTIDWRVTARTQEPHTKLFHEERERPIYILVEQSTRLFFGSGLVFKSVLAAQAASLIGWAALSHNDRVGGLVFGHGEQHEIKPRRSKQSLLQLLDRLTRANAGLNTDQDTDPDAFGLALRRAREVLRPGSLAVIICDERALGDSAEQQLTLLARHVDLLLVPVFDPLDHALPAAGLLRFAQFGARLELDSHDPAIRQAYRSQADARTARWRRLADRLRLPLMPLDTQRDLIEQLREHLSVQPSGAHR, encoded by the coding sequence ATGCAACCCCTGCCATCGGCCGGCGGCCATGAGTCGCCTTCTCCGGGCGCGGGGATCCGCGTGAGCCTGGCCGAGCTGATCGACATGCGTCACCGGGTTCGTGAAGTCCCGCTGTTTTCTACCCCGCACCGTCGCAGCCCACTGGTCGGTCTGCATCACTCCAAGCTCCGCGGGCGCGGGGTGGATTTCGACCAGGTGCGCATTTACCAGGCAGGCGACGACGTTCGTACCATCGACTGGCGCGTCACGGCCCGCACCCAGGAGCCGCACACCAAACTGTTCCATGAGGAACGCGAGCGACCCATCTACATTCTGGTGGAGCAAAGCACGCGGTTGTTCTTCGGCAGCGGCCTGGTCTTCAAATCCGTGCTCGCCGCGCAGGCAGCCAGCCTGATCGGCTGGGCCGCGCTGAGCCACAACGACCGGGTCGGCGGGCTGGTCTTCGGCCATGGCGAGCAGCACGAAATCAAACCCAGGCGCAGCAAGCAGAGCCTGTTGCAGCTGCTCGACCGCCTGACCCGCGCCAATGCCGGACTGAACACCGATCAGGACACCGATCCAGATGCCTTCGGCCTCGCCTTGAGACGCGCTCGCGAAGTCCTGCGTCCCGGCAGCCTGGCGGTGATCATCTGTGACGAACGCGCGCTGGGCGATTCAGCCGAACAACAACTGACGCTTCTGGCCCGCCACGTCGACCTGTTGCTGGTGCCGGTCTTCGATCCGCTCGACCATGCCTTGCCTGCCGCCGGCCTGTTGCGCTTCGCCCAGTTCGGCGCGCGGCTGGAACTCGACAGCCACGATCCGGCCATACGCCAGGCTTACCGCAGCCAGGCCGATGCCCGCACCGCTCGGTGGCGGCGCCTGGCCGACCGTCTGCGGTTGCCGTTGATGCCGCTGGATACACAGCGTGACCTTATCGAACAATTGCGCGAACACCTCAGCGTGCAACCCAGCGGAGCGCACCGATGA
- a CDS encoding VWA domain-containing protein, with translation MIEWLPHLLRPFWLLIVPLPIWLLWRLWHRQRQIGRWQRLLPEAFHAALLTRGRLRNSRRPWLLLGAAWLLACLALLGPSWQHAEQPSASRADPLVILLDTTPAMLAADVHPTRIEQAKRKILDLLQTRQDAQTAVVAFAGSAHTLVPLSNDIATTQNLLDALQPDLMPAPGHRADLAVAHGIELLARGANGRGRLLLIGSSLDEPERAAIRTLLDENDQPLLILGVGTAQGAPIATQDGSFLKDDTGAILIPRLDEGAMRRFATDVGGRYQHARIDDADLRALGLLERSGALLPRDDATRLDTWLDQGYWLLLPLLLMAACAGRRGWLFCLPLLIVMPQPASASGIQDLWLRPDQQGMRLLESQRPAEAAERFDDPRWQGYARYQAGDFAGAAERFAQGDTAVDHYNRGNALARNEALEAAIEAYDQALEMDPELEPARRNKAIVEDMLRQRQQQARQDPPSSDSPSQDAPSDADQPEQSATNGSPAAQGDATEAPEQDEASSRNPNAGANAAQTPESNQRSETGEPPAQPQEDIDPEQDQAMQQWLRKVPDDPGELLRRKFLYEQRKRQETNR, from the coding sequence GTGATCGAATGGCTTCCGCACCTGCTCAGGCCTTTCTGGCTGTTGATCGTGCCGCTACCGATCTGGCTGCTATGGCGACTCTGGCACCGTCAGCGGCAGATCGGCCGCTGGCAGCGCCTGTTACCCGAAGCCTTCCACGCCGCGCTGCTGACCCGCGGCAGGCTGCGCAACAGCAGACGCCCGTGGCTGCTGCTCGGTGCAGCCTGGCTACTGGCCTGCCTGGCGCTGCTCGGACCAAGCTGGCAGCACGCCGAACAACCCAGCGCGTCACGCGCCGATCCGTTGGTGATATTGCTCGACACCACGCCAGCCATGCTCGCAGCCGACGTGCATCCCACGCGTATCGAGCAGGCCAAGCGCAAGATCCTCGACCTGCTGCAGACGCGCCAGGACGCCCAGACCGCGGTGGTGGCCTTTGCCGGCAGCGCACACACCCTGGTGCCGCTTTCCAACGACATCGCCACGACCCAGAACCTGCTGGACGCGCTCCAACCGGACCTGATGCCTGCCCCCGGCCACCGCGCGGACCTGGCCGTGGCCCATGGCATCGAGCTGCTCGCACGAGGCGCCAATGGGCGCGGCCGGCTGCTGTTGATCGGCAGCAGCCTGGACGAACCGGAGCGCGCCGCGATCCGCACGCTGCTCGATGAGAACGATCAGCCATTGCTGATACTGGGCGTCGGCACGGCGCAAGGTGCTCCCATCGCCACGCAAGACGGCAGTTTTCTGAAGGACGATACGGGCGCGATCCTGATCCCGCGGCTGGACGAGGGTGCGATGCGCCGTTTCGCAACCGACGTCGGCGGACGCTATCAGCATGCCCGCATCGACGATGCCGATCTGCGTGCCCTCGGTTTGCTGGAGCGCAGCGGCGCGCTTCTGCCCCGCGATGACGCTACCCGACTCGACACCTGGCTGGACCAGGGCTACTGGCTGTTGCTGCCGCTGCTGCTAATGGCAGCCTGCGCCGGCCGCCGCGGCTGGCTGTTCTGCCTGCCGCTGCTCATCGTCATGCCGCAACCTGCCAGCGCGTCAGGCATACAGGATCTCTGGCTGCGGCCGGACCAGCAAGGCATGCGGCTGCTGGAGTCCCAGCGACCCGCCGAGGCGGCCGAGCGCTTCGACGATCCCCGCTGGCAAGGCTATGCCCGCTACCAGGCGGGTGATTTTGCCGGCGCCGCCGAGCGATTCGCCCAGGGCGATACCGCCGTTGACCATTACAATCGCGGTAATGCGTTGGCCCGCAACGAGGCGCTTGAGGCTGCAATCGAAGCCTATGACCAGGCGCTGGAAATGGACCCGGAGCTTGAGCCGGCCCGCCGCAACAAGGCGATCGTCGAAGATATGCTGCGCCAACGCCAGCAGCAGGCGCGGCAGGACCCGCCCTCCAGCGACTCACCGTCCCAGGACGCGCCGTCCGACGCTGATCAGCCCGAGCAGTCCGCGACGAATGGCTCGCCCGCCGCCCAAGGCGATGCAACCGAGGCGCCCGAGCAGGACGAGGCAAGTAGCCGCAACCCGAATGCAGGCGCGAACGCGGCCCAGACGCCTGAATCGAACCAACGGAGCGAGACCGGCGAGCCACCTGCGCAGCCCCAGGAAGACATCGATCCTGAGCAGGACCAGGCCATGCAGCAATGGCTGCGCAAGGTTCCCGACGATCCCGGCGAGTTGCTACGCCGCAAGTTTCTCTACGAACAACGCAAGCGCCAGG